The DNA region TGGCACGAATCCTCAAGCTGTAAAAGGCTGTGAGGAGATTTTAACACCAGAAGATAGTAAGTTTGATTATATTTGTTGTGCTGTGGGAACAGGCGGAACGATTTCGGGTATTATTAATAGCACCTTGCCACATCAAAAAGTAATGGGATTTCCAGCTCTTAAAGGCGATTTTTTACAAGATGAAATCCGTATTTTTGTGCAGAATGAAAATTGGGAGCTCAATACTAAGTATCATTTTGGTGGATATGGTAAGGTAAATGAAGAATTAATTCATTTTATTAATCAATTTTATCAAGATACTAAAATTCCGTTAGATCCTGTATATACTGGGAAAATGGTGTATGGTGTTTTCGACTTGATTCAAAAGAATTATTTTCCTGCATATTCGAATATTTTGCTTATTCATACTGGCGGTTTACAAGGAATTTACGGAATGAATGTTAAATTAAAAAATAAGAATTTACCAATACTAACTGTTGATGTTTAAGAAAAGCCTACTCTTATGGATTATTTTGATGCTTGTTAGTTGTCATACTACCAAATCTCCAATTGGTTCAACTAAAAATAATTCCTATTCTTCAAAAAACAAAAAAACAAATCAAAAAAAGGATGAAGTAATTGTTTCTTCCTCTAGAACTACAGTTACCAATAGTGTTGTTAGTAATTATGTCTTACAATACAAGGATGTAGCCATGAGTAATATGAAAAATTATGGTATTCCTGCAAGTATTATTTTGGCACAGGGAATTTTAGAGTCTGGGGCGGGGAGAGGAGAATTGGCAATGAGTGCTAATAATCATTTTGGGATTAAATGCCATTCAGATTGGACAGGAGACAGTGTAAAGCATGATGATGATGAAAAGCAAGAATGCTTTCGGAAATACAATAAAGTAGCAGAGTCTTATCGCGATCATGCCCTTTTTTTAAAAGGAAAAACAAGATATGCTAGTTTGTTTGAACTAGACAAAGATGATTATGAAGCTTGGGCAAGAGGTTTAAGAAAAGCCGGATATGCAACAGATCCTAGTTATCCTGAAAAGTTAATTTCTTATATTGAGCGTTACGATTTGGCTCAATATGACGCACAGGTTCTCGGTAAAAAATATGTTGCTAATGAGAATAAAAGTGAGCGAATATCAAGTGTAAGTTCCAGAAGCGAAGGGTACTATGAAGTTCAAAAAGGAGATACATTATATTCGATATCTAAAAAATACAACCTTTTAGTTGAGGATTTAAAGCAAAAAAATAAATTGTCTGATAATACACTTTATATAGGTCAGAAATTGAAAGTAAATTAGGGAGAATTAAGAATTAAGAAGGTTAAGTGCTAGACGTTGAAGGGATTATTATGAAAAATGATAACGATGTCTACAATTACAAATTAGAAATTACAAATTAAATGTTATATCAAAGAAGTAGTCAGCTTTTTGCTGAAGCAGAAAAAGTAATTCCGGGAGGAGTAAATTCGCCAGTTAGAGCATTCAAATCAGTAGGGGGAACGCCTATTTTTGTAAAACAAGCCAAAGGGGCTTATTTGTATGATGAAGACGGAAACCGATTGATTGATTATATTAATTCCTGGGGGCCAATGATTTTGGGACATGCTTTCGAACCGGTAGTTCAGGCGGTAACTGAGAAAGCTAAACTAGGAACTTCTTTTGGGATGCCTACTGAATTGGAAACTCAAATTGCTGCTTTGGCAGTATCGATGGTTCCTAATATTGATAAAATTCGTTTTGTAAATTCAGGTACCGAAGCCTGTATGAGTGCGGTAAGATTAGCGCGTGGATTTACAAAAAGAGATAAAATCATTAAGTTTTCAGGTTGCTATCACGGACATTCTGATTCTTTCCTGATTCAGGCCGGAAGTGGTGCAATGACTTTTGGAACTCCTAACAGCCCAGGTGTTACTGCAGGAACAGCTAAGGATACTTTATTGGCTAAATACAATGATTTAGAAAATGTACGTAGTTTAATCGAAGCGAATCCTAACGAAATTGCAGCAATTATTGTAGAGCCGGTTGCCGGAAATATGGGTTGTGTACCGCCAATCAAAGGTTTTTTAGAAGGTGTACGTCAATTGTGTTCTGAAAACGGAATTTTACTGATTTTTGATGAGGTAATGACCGGTTTCCGATTAGCCAAAGGTGGTGCTCAGGAATTGCTAAATATCAATGCTGATATTGTTTGTTTCGGAAAAGTAATTGGTGGTGGATTGCCGGTAGGTGCATTTGCTGCCCGTGAAGAAATCATGAATTATTTGGCTCCACTTGGACCTGTTTATCAGGCGGGAACTTTATCAGGAAATCCATTAGCTATGGCTGCCGGTAAAGCGATGTTGGAATCTTTAAATAATGATGCGGCTATTTTTCAAAGATTAGAAGAAAAAACAGCTTATTTAGAAGCTGGAATTCATAAAGTATTAAAGGCAAATAATATTGTTTATACTATTAATAGAGTTGGTTCTATGATTTCGGTGCATTTTGATGCCAGTCCTGTTGTCGATTTTCAAACTGCGGCAAAAGGAGATAATGATACGTTTAAGAAATTCTTCCACGGTTTATTGCAGGAAGGTGTTTACATTGCGCCTTCAGCTTATGAAACCTGGTTCATAACAGATGCTTTAACTTATGAAGATTTGGATTTTACAATCAATGCAATTGATAAAGTTTCGAAAACATTATAAAAATAACTAAAGAGCAAAAAAAAGCTTCGAGTTATCTCTCGAAGCTTTTTTTTATTAGTTTTCCATATTACCGCCACCACCTTGTGGTCTGTCATCTCCCATTCCTCCACCTTGTCTCTCATTCATTCTTTGTTGCATTCTTTGTTGCATTTTTTCCTGATTGCTTTTCCATTTTGCCAATTGC from Flavobacterium nitratireducens includes:
- a CDS encoding 1-aminocyclopropane-1-carboxylate deaminase/D-cysteine desulfhydrase — encoded protein: MNQEVQIQFPNSISVTIKRDDLLHPVVSGNKFRKLKYNLLQAKCENKKTLLTFGGAFSNHIAAVAYAAQENGFQSIGIIRGDELRDKIENNPTLQFAQECGMQFEFVSREVYRLKKETSFLTSIQKHFGDFYLVPEGGTNPQAVKGCEEILTPEDSKFDYICCAVGTGGTISGIINSTLPHQKVMGFPALKGDFLQDEIRIFVQNENWELNTKYHFGGYGKVNEELIHFINQFYQDTKIPLDPVYTGKMVYGVFDLIQKNYFPAYSNILLIHTGGLQGIYGMNVKLKNKNLPILTVDV
- a CDS encoding glucosaminidase domain-containing protein, whose product is MFKKSLLLWIILMLVSCHTTKSPIGSTKNNSYSSKNKKTNQKKDEVIVSSSRTTVTNSVVSNYVLQYKDVAMSNMKNYGIPASIILAQGILESGAGRGELAMSANNHFGIKCHSDWTGDSVKHDDDEKQECFRKYNKVAESYRDHALFLKGKTRYASLFELDKDDYEAWARGLRKAGYATDPSYPEKLISYIERYDLAQYDAQVLGKKYVANENKSERISSVSSRSEGYYEVQKGDTLYSISKKYNLLVEDLKQKNKLSDNTLYIGQKLKVN
- the hemL gene encoding glutamate-1-semialdehyde 2,1-aminomutase, with translation MLYQRSSQLFAEAEKVIPGGVNSPVRAFKSVGGTPIFVKQAKGAYLYDEDGNRLIDYINSWGPMILGHAFEPVVQAVTEKAKLGTSFGMPTELETQIAALAVSMVPNIDKIRFVNSGTEACMSAVRLARGFTKRDKIIKFSGCYHGHSDSFLIQAGSGAMTFGTPNSPGVTAGTAKDTLLAKYNDLENVRSLIEANPNEIAAIIVEPVAGNMGCVPPIKGFLEGVRQLCSENGILLIFDEVMTGFRLAKGGAQELLNINADIVCFGKVIGGGLPVGAFAAREEIMNYLAPLGPVYQAGTLSGNPLAMAAGKAMLESLNNDAAIFQRLEEKTAYLEAGIHKVLKANNIVYTINRVGSMISVHFDASPVVDFQTAAKGDNDTFKKFFHGLLQEGVYIAPSAYETWFITDALTYEDLDFTINAIDKVSKTL